A section of the Rummeliibacillus pycnus genome encodes:
- a CDS encoding cation diffusion facilitator family transporter, producing MDLYTNLRQGEKGAWLSIFTYLILSSVKLAIGFIGHSTALKADGLNNTTDIIASVAVLIGLRISQKPPDKDHHYGHLRAETISSLIASFIMAIVGFQVLFNAGKSFISDNHPTPSLLTAYVALGSGVVMYLVYLFNIRLANHIESSAVKAAAYDNRSDAWVSFGTSIGIFGAVFGFPIIDSITALAVGLLILKTAYDIFFDAVHTLTDGFDEEELETLSVLVKNVDGVIQLVDFKGRNHGNLIFADLTVTVDPELNVWQSHHITEEIETTIRRAKPFAVVLVHIEPEGLNREQDRKKIF from the coding sequence GTGGACTTATATACAAATTTAAGACAAGGGGAAAAAGGTGCCTGGCTCAGTATTTTCACCTATCTTATTCTTAGTTCAGTCAAATTAGCAATTGGCTTTATCGGTCATTCAACTGCTCTAAAAGCTGATGGCTTAAATAATACTACAGATATTATCGCATCTGTAGCTGTTCTAATTGGATTAAGAATTTCTCAAAAGCCACCAGATAAAGATCACCACTATGGCCATTTACGTGCTGAAACAATCTCTTCACTTATTGCATCCTTTATCATGGCAATTGTAGGTTTTCAAGTTCTCTTTAATGCTGGAAAAAGCTTTATTTCTGACAATCATCCAACTCCTTCATTACTGACAGCATATGTTGCGCTTGGAAGTGGGGTTGTAATGTATTTGGTATACCTTTTCAATATACGTCTAGCTAACCATATTGAAAGTTCTGCAGTAAAGGCTGCTGCTTATGATAATCGTTCTGATGCTTGGGTCAGCTTTGGTACTTCTATTGGTATTTTCGGTGCCGTTTTTGGTTTTCCTATTATCGATTCTATTACTGCTTTAGCTGTAGGCTTACTGATTTTAAAAACAGCTTATGATATTTTCTTTGATGCGGTACATACGTTAACAGATGGCTTCGATGAGGAAGAATTAGAAACCCTGTCTGTACTAGTCAAAAACGTAGATGGCGTCATTCAACTAGTTGATTTTAAAGGGAGAAATCATGGCAATCTAATTTTTGCAGATCTTACTGTGACTGTAGATCCAGAACTAAATGTTTGGCAAAGTCATCATATTACGGAAGAAATCGAAACAACGATTCGACGTGCAAAACCATTTGCCGTTGTACTGGTCCATATTGAGCCAGAGGGCTTAAACCGAGAACAAGATAGGAAAAAGATTTTTTAA
- a CDS encoding hemolysin family protein: protein MDIAIRLTAFAVLIACSAVFVATEFAIVKVRTTRIDQLIAEGNKKALKAKKVISNLDEYLSACQLGITITSLGLGWLGEGTVAKLLAPLFNLLNLNNSITTILSFILSFSIVTFVHVVMGELAPKTLAIQKAESVALNISGFLIIFHNVMYLFIKILNSSANGLAALFGLKGMKDSDVAMSEEELRIILSDSLKGGEINQSEYKYVNSIFEFDDRIAKEIMVPRTEIIGIEKELTLKEVFEVMGVEQYTRYPIIDGDKDHIIGLVNMKHLLTAYIKDPANGLKPVTEYMQPIIRVFETMPISDLLLKIQRERIHMAILMDEYGGTSGLVTIEDIIEEIVGDIRDEFDQDEVPEIRKIDDGHFILDAKMLIENVNDFLGINIEEDDIDTIGGWFMTKDFDAVKGEKITEQGYEFIIKELDGHHILYLEVIKLPEESEETDQSDENTDSNKV, encoded by the coding sequence TTGGACATAGCCATACGATTGACAGCATTTGCTGTCTTGATCGCATGTTCAGCAGTTTTCGTAGCAACAGAGTTTGCTATCGTAAAGGTTAGAACAACTCGAATTGATCAGCTCATCGCTGAAGGTAACAAAAAAGCATTAAAAGCAAAAAAAGTAATTTCCAATTTAGATGAATATTTATCTGCCTGCCAACTAGGGATTACAATTACTTCTTTAGGTTTAGGGTGGTTGGGAGAAGGTACTGTTGCAAAACTACTAGCTCCATTATTTAACCTACTAAACTTAAACAATAGTATTACTACAATCCTTTCATTTATCCTATCATTCTCTATCGTGACATTTGTGCACGTAGTTATGGGTGAGTTAGCACCAAAAACATTAGCGATTCAAAAAGCAGAAAGTGTAGCACTGAATATATCTGGCTTTTTAATCATATTCCATAATGTTATGTACTTATTCATCAAAATCTTAAATTCTTCAGCTAATGGCTTAGCTGCCTTATTCGGCTTAAAAGGAATGAAAGATTCAGATGTCGCAATGAGTGAGGAAGAGTTGCGAATCATCTTATCTGATAGTTTAAAAGGCGGCGAGATTAATCAGTCTGAATATAAATATGTTAATAGCATTTTTGAATTCGACGATCGTATTGCCAAAGAAATCATGGTACCTCGTACTGAAATCATTGGTATTGAAAAAGAATTAACATTAAAAGAAGTATTTGAAGTAATGGGTGTAGAACAATATACTCGTTATCCAATTATCGATGGCGATAAGGATCACATTATAGGTCTTGTCAATATGAAGCATCTTCTAACAGCTTATATTAAAGATCCAGCAAATGGTTTAAAACCAGTTACTGAATATATGCAACCAATTATTCGTGTATTTGAAACAATGCCGATAAGTGATTTACTTCTGAAAATTCAACGTGAACGTATTCATATGGCAATTTTAATGGATGAATACGGTGGTACTTCTGGTCTTGTCACAATCGAAGATATTATCGAAGAGATTGTCGGTGATATCCGAGATGAATTCGACCAGGATGAAGTCCCTGAAATCCGTAAAATTGATGATGGCCATTTTATTTTAGATGCCAAAATGTTAATCGAAAATGTTAATGACTTCTTAGGCATCAATATCGAAGAAGACGACATCGATACAATTGGTGGATGGTTCATGACAAAAGATTTCGATGCTGTAAAAGGCGAGAAAATTACTGAACAGGGTTATGAATTCATTATTAAAGAATTAGATGGTCACCATATTCTATATCTAGAAGTTATTAAGCTTCCAGAGGAATCCGAAGAAACGGATCAATCTGATGAGAATACTGATTCAAATAAAGTATAA
- a CDS encoding response regulator: MIKVLIADDHHVVRRGLLFFLKTQKDIEVIGEASNGKEAVALTTELHPDIVLMDLVMPEMDGIQATKRIKAKFPDIHILMLTSFSDRDHVVPAIEAGAAGYQLKDIEPDELVLTIRRIIAGENIMHPQATTQLIRNREMMEELPHVKHPLTPREQDVLAELTKGKSNKEIASSLFVTEKTVKTHISNIFAKLEVQDRTQAALYAVKHGLTESSET; this comes from the coding sequence ATGATTAAAGTATTAATAGCAGATGATCATCATGTTGTAAGAAGAGGATTGCTATTTTTTCTTAAAACTCAAAAGGATATTGAAGTCATTGGGGAAGCTAGTAATGGCAAGGAAGCAGTTGCTTTAACAACTGAATTACATCCTGATATTGTCTTAATGGATTTAGTAATGCCGGAAATGGATGGTATTCAAGCAACGAAACGTATTAAGGCTAAATTTCCAGATATTCATATATTAATGTTGACTAGCTTTTCGGACAGAGATCATGTTGTTCCAGCGATTGAGGCAGGAGCAGCAGGGTATCAACTAAAAGACATCGAACCAGATGAGCTGGTCTTAACGATTCGTCGTATAATAGCAGGAGAAAATATCATGCATCCTCAAGCGACAACTCAACTAATACGTAATCGAGAAATGATGGAAGAACTTCCACATGTAAAGCATCCACTCACACCAAGAGAGCAAGATGTATTAGCAGAGCTAACAAAAGGAAAGAGTAATAAAGAGATTGCATCTTCCTTGTTTGTAACAGAAAAAACAGTGAAGACACATATCTCAAATATCTTTGCAAAACTTGAAGTGCAAGACCGGACACAAGCTGCATTATATGCAGTAAAACATGGATTAACAGAGTCTAGTGAAACATAA
- the rsgA gene encoding ribosome small subunit-dependent GTPase A: protein MNLTEYGWNNKWQDKYDDYKMANPHKNVTIGRVLLEHKHSYRVRTEIGEWLATPSGHFQYHAKMRRDYPAVGDWVVLEQLPGEEKGIIHAILPRTSLFSRKEAGLTIEEQIIAVNVDHVFLTMSLNKDFNLRRLERYLIAAYDSGANPIIVLTKKDLCEDVSNYLSQVETICFGVPVYTVSSFTGEGIDELQQLLTNGQTVALLGSSGVGKSSLTNALCGQDVMAVQTIREADDKGRHTTTHRELFQLPQGGLLIDTPGMREFQLWNNVESLDNSFSDIELLATQCRFRDCEHMKEPGCAVLAAIEEGELEQGRYNSYFKLKRELAFIERKTNAQAQVAERNKWKKVSKQIKNKSKNKR from the coding sequence ATGAATTTAACTGAATACGGTTGGAATAACAAATGGCAGGACAAATATGATGATTATAAAATGGCAAATCCACATAAAAACGTAACGATTGGCCGTGTTTTATTGGAACACAAGCATTCTTATCGTGTCAGAACTGAAATTGGAGAATGGCTAGCTACACCATCTGGCCATTTCCAATACCATGCTAAAATGCGTCGTGACTACCCTGCTGTAGGTGATTGGGTCGTCTTAGAACAGTTACCCGGTGAAGAAAAAGGAATCATCCATGCAATTCTTCCGCGTACTTCTCTATTCTCACGAAAAGAAGCAGGTCTCACCATTGAAGAACAGATAATTGCTGTTAATGTAGACCATGTTTTTTTAACAATGAGCTTGAATAAAGATTTTAACTTAAGAAGATTAGAAAGATATTTAATCGCAGCATATGATTCAGGGGCAAATCCCATCATTGTCTTAACAAAGAAGGATTTATGCGAAGATGTTTCAAATTATTTAAGCCAAGTTGAAACAATCTGTTTTGGTGTTCCTGTATACACTGTTAGTAGCTTTACGGGAGAAGGAATCGATGAATTACAGCAATTGTTAACAAATGGTCAAACGGTTGCTTTACTTGGTTCTTCAGGAGTTGGTAAATCCTCTTTGACCAATGCACTTTGTGGTCAGGATGTGATGGCTGTACAAACAATTCGGGAAGCGGATGATAAGGGCCGACACACCACTACACATCGCGAGCTTTTCCAATTACCACAAGGAGGCTTACTAATTGACACACCTGGGATGCGGGAATTTCAATTATGGAATAATGTAGAAAGTTTAGACAACAGCTTTAGCGATATTGAATTACTCGCAACACAATGTCGTTTTCGAGATTGCGAACATATGAAAGAACCTGGATGTGCTGTACTTGCAGCTATTGAAGAAGGAGAGCTCGAACAAGGTAGATACAACAGCTATTTTAAATTAAAACGTGAGCTCGCATTTATCGAAAGAAAAACAAATGCACAAGCTCAGGTAGCTGAGAGAAATAAATGGAAAAAGGTTTCAAAGCAAATAAAAAATAAAAGCAAGAATAAAAGGTGA
- a CDS encoding ABC transporter ATP-binding protein, whose translation MSTTKRLFQYALLYKKILATGLVLLAIAVAADVAGPLVAKKIIDDHIAKAVTQSLEYKPIAILLAVFFGLAVTTAIFRYGQYILLQMGANRIIQKMRNDVYQHIQTLPIHYFDRLPAGKVVSRVTNDTEAIHDLFVQVLSQFAASFMTIFGIYIALFFLDWKMACIALIIIPLLILWAILYRKYAAKYNHIVRGKLSDMNGMINESINGMTIIQAFGREKQMSDEFNELNDEYYKYQNKLVLLDSATSHNLVGVIRSLTFIMFIWYFGSAELSNNRAISIGMLYAFVDYITRLFNPVTNIVNQLANLERANVASERIFELLDQNGEPVDDTKIDRYHGDVAFNHVWFAYKEKEYVLKDINFKAKQGETIALVGHTGSGKSSIMNLLFRFYDVTKGSITIDGMDIRDYSRQTIREHMGIVLQDPYLFTGTIASNVSLDDPRISRETVKNALKAVGGDQVLANLPGGLDEPVIEKGSTLSSGQRQLISFARALAFNPAILILDEATSNIDTETEEIIQHAMEVLKKGRTTFIIAHRLSTIKNADRILVLDRGEIVEQGTHDELIAFGGKYHQMYRLQSGEMK comes from the coding sequence ATGAGTACAACCAAAAGACTTTTTCAATATGCATTACTTTATAAAAAAATATTAGCTACAGGGTTAGTTCTTTTAGCTATTGCGGTGGCAGCAGATGTAGCAGGTCCACTAGTAGCAAAGAAAATTATTGATGATCATATCGCAAAAGCAGTTACACAAAGTTTAGAGTATAAACCTATTGCTATATTGCTAGCTGTATTCTTTGGTTTAGCAGTAACAACGGCAATTTTTAGATACGGTCAATATATCTTGTTACAAATGGGAGCCAATCGTATTATTCAAAAAATGCGAAACGATGTTTATCAACATATTCAAACTCTCCCAATCCATTATTTTGATCGATTACCTGCAGGTAAAGTAGTATCACGAGTAACGAATGATACGGAAGCCATTCATGATTTATTTGTTCAAGTATTATCACAATTTGCAGCAAGCTTTATGACGATTTTTGGTATCTATATTGCGTTATTCTTCCTTGATTGGAAAATGGCTTGTATTGCATTAATCATTATTCCATTACTTATCCTTTGGGCGATTCTATACCGAAAGTATGCGGCAAAATACAACCATATCGTACGTGGTAAGTTGTCTGATATGAATGGAATGATCAATGAGTCCATCAATGGTATGACCATCATCCAAGCATTTGGTCGAGAAAAACAAATGTCTGATGAGTTTAATGAACTAAATGATGAATATTATAAATATCAAAATAAACTGGTTTTATTAGACTCTGCTACTTCGCATAATTTAGTAGGAGTTATCCGCTCCCTAACATTTATCATGTTTATCTGGTATTTTGGTAGTGCTGAATTGTCTAATAATCGTGCGATTTCAATCGGTATGCTGTATGCATTTGTCGATTATATTACACGTTTGTTCAATCCAGTTACGAATATTGTCAACCAGCTTGCTAACTTAGAAAGGGCAAATGTTGCCTCTGAACGTATTTTTGAATTATTAGATCAAAATGGTGAACCAGTAGATGATACGAAAATTGACCGCTATCATGGGGATGTAGCATTCAATCATGTTTGGTTTGCCTATAAAGAAAAAGAATATGTTTTAAAAGATATTAACTTCAAAGCAAAACAAGGAGAAACAATCGCTTTAGTTGGCCATACAGGATCAGGAAAAAGTTCAATTATGAATTTATTGTTCCGTTTTTATGATGTGACGAAAGGTTCAATTACGATTGATGGAATGGATATTCGAGATTATTCACGTCAAACGATTCGTGAACATATGGGTATCGTCTTACAAGATCCATATTTATTTACAGGCACAATTGCCTCAAATGTAAGTCTAGATGATCCGAGGATTTCCCGTGAGACAGTTAAAAACGCATTAAAAGCAGTAGGTGGCGATCAAGTATTAGCCAATTTACCTGGAGGTTTAGATGAACCTGTTATTGAAAAGGGAAGTACACTTTCATCGGGACAACGACAATTGATTTCTTTTGCGAGAGCACTTGCATTTAATCCAGCGATTTTAATATTAGATGAAGCTACCTCCAATATTGATACAGAAACAGAAGAAATCATCCAACATGCAATGGAAGTATTGAAAAAAGGACGTACAACATTTATCATTGCACATCGACTATCTACTATTAAAAATGCGGATCGTATATTAGTTCTTGATCGGGGAGAAATTGTAGAACAAGGAACACATGATGAGCTGATTGCTTTTGGTGGAAAGTATCATCAAATGTATAGGCTTCAATCAGGGGAAATGAAATAA
- a CDS encoding GAF domain-containing sensor histidine kinase, which produces MQPTDHSNISLLKEIAELLNEETEMQQMLQGALRKFLEGTNFETGWIFFVNSRGKHEMIAHENLPPALAHNNCQFLSKGGCWCISKYRNQELLKASNIIECQRIENATTTCVGDCAGITHHATVPLQSGQERFGLLNVASPNTVRFTDDELALLESVAFQMGSAIKRILLTKQEQEMALVQERNRLARDLHDSVNQLLFSVTLTSRAGIEMTEQSEIKETFKEIQNLTQEALTEMRALIWQLRPKGLESGLMEAIKGYAEMLGLQLKVKVSGVLQLPSRIEETLFRLTQEALNNVRKHSGVKQAEIFITITQTDVLLVIKDEGRGFQVDSLVKLPSIGLQSMRDRTNALGGTVDWVSNLGKGTEILIRLPY; this is translated from the coding sequence ATGCAACCTACAGATCATTCAAATATTAGTTTATTAAAAGAAATTGCAGAATTATTAAATGAAGAAACTGAAATGCAACAAATGTTACAGGGAGCGCTTCGAAAATTTTTGGAAGGTACCAATTTTGAAACGGGTTGGATCTTTTTTGTAAATAGTAGAGGCAAACATGAAATGATTGCACATGAAAATTTACCACCTGCATTAGCGCATAATAATTGTCAATTTTTAAGTAAAGGTGGTTGTTGGTGCATTTCTAAATATCGTAACCAAGAATTATTAAAGGCTTCTAACATAATCGAATGCCAAAGAATCGAAAATGCAACTACAACGTGTGTAGGCGATTGTGCGGGCATTACACATCATGCTACTGTACCTTTGCAATCTGGACAAGAGCGTTTTGGCTTGCTCAATGTGGCTTCACCAAATACTGTACGTTTTACTGATGATGAGCTTGCATTGTTAGAATCAGTTGCGTTTCAAATGGGGTCAGCTATAAAACGAATTCTTTTAACCAAACAAGAGCAGGAAATGGCACTGGTTCAAGAAAGAAATCGACTAGCAAGAGATTTACATGATTCGGTAAACCAATTACTATTCTCTGTTACTTTAACATCTCGAGCTGGAATAGAAATGACAGAGCAATCGGAGATTAAAGAAACATTTAAAGAAATTCAAAATCTAACACAGGAAGCATTAACTGAGATGCGCGCACTCATTTGGCAACTTCGTCCAAAAGGTCTTGAAAGTGGATTGATGGAGGCGATAAAGGGTTATGCAGAAATGTTAGGGTTGCAACTAAAGGTAAAAGTCTCTGGTGTACTACAATTACCTTCGCGTATCGAAGAAACACTTTTCCGACTTACACAGGAAGCACTCAATAATGTAAGAAAACATTCTGGGGTGAAACAAGCAGAAATTTTTATCACTATTACACAAACAGATGTATTACTTGTTATAAAAGATGAAGGTAGAGGATTCCAAGTTGACTCTCTCGTAAAATTACCATCCATTGGTTTACAAAGCATGCGAGATCGTACAAATGCATTAGGGGGGACGGTTGACTGGGTAAGTAATCTAGGAAAGGGTACGGAAATCTTAATCCGCCTACCTTATTAA
- a CDS encoding ABC transporter ATP-binding protein: MFDVLIKLKWFFKENRKRYTIAVLLLIVANTLEVLPPWLIGKTIDSIDSGTLTDSLLLQFLGSFAAILVIAYVVNFIWQYELFGGSNVIERKLRKSLMAQFLKMSPPFYERNRTGDLMARATNDLRAVSVTAGFGIMTLLDSTLYLGTIILMMGFSVSWKLTLAAIIPLPILATTMQILGKKIHEKYMIAQDAFGQMNDRVLEAVEGVRVVRAYVHERATEKQFADMTEDVYQKNMNVEKIDAWFTPITRVLTGLSYMIGLGYGAYLVSIGDITLGNLVSFNVYLGMVVWPMFAIGELINVMQRGNASLDRVQETLNEKEDVADPQSPTVIEKPNSIVFRDVTFQYPQSQNINLAHLEVSLEKGQTLGIVGKTGSGKTTVVKQLLREYPTGEGALKLSGELIEEQTKEQVRNWIGYVPQNHVLFSRTIRENILFGKPDATEEELQTALQVSCFEKDLEMLPMGLNTLVGEKGISLSGGQKQRISIARALIRDPEILIMDDSLSAVDAKTESAIIKNIQQIRKDKTTIIVTHRLSAIMHADWIIVLEDGKIVEEGTHEQLILQDGWYKEQHDRQQIEEAK; encoded by the coding sequence ATGTTCGATGTATTAATAAAACTTAAATGGTTTTTCAAAGAAAACAGAAAACGATATACGATTGCAGTTTTACTGCTAATCGTTGCAAATACTTTAGAAGTACTGCCACCGTGGTTGATTGGTAAAACGATTGATTCAATTGACAGTGGGACCCTTACGGATTCACTATTGTTGCAATTTTTAGGCTCATTTGCAGCCATCTTAGTAATTGCTTATGTAGTAAATTTTATTTGGCAATATGAATTATTCGGTGGTTCAAATGTAATCGAGCGCAAATTGAGAAAAAGTTTAATGGCGCAGTTCTTAAAAATGTCACCACCGTTTTATGAGCGAAATAGAACTGGTGATTTAATGGCACGTGCTACCAATGATTTACGTGCAGTTTCTGTTACAGCTGGCTTTGGGATCATGACACTTTTGGATTCAACATTATACCTAGGTACGATTATTTTAATGATGGGTTTTTCAGTATCTTGGAAATTAACGCTTGCAGCTATTATTCCATTGCCAATTTTAGCGACTACGATGCAAATTTTAGGTAAGAAAATTCATGAAAAATATATGATTGCACAAGATGCTTTTGGACAGATGAACGACCGTGTATTAGAAGCTGTTGAAGGTGTGCGTGTAGTCCGTGCATATGTACATGAAAGAGCAACCGAAAAGCAATTTGCAGATATGACAGAAGACGTTTATCAAAAAAACATGAACGTAGAAAAAATCGATGCATGGTTTACACCAATAACACGAGTTCTAACTGGGCTAAGTTATATGATTGGTCTTGGTTATGGGGCGTACTTAGTATCTATTGGTGATATTACTTTAGGAAACTTAGTTTCTTTTAACGTCTATTTAGGGATGGTTGTCTGGCCAATGTTTGCAATCGGAGAATTAATAAATGTCATGCAACGTGGAAATGCATCATTGGATCGTGTACAAGAAACGTTAAATGAAAAAGAAGATGTGGCAGATCCACAATCTCCAACGGTAATTGAAAAACCCAATTCCATTGTTTTTCGCGATGTAACTTTCCAATATCCACAATCACAAAACATTAACTTGGCTCATTTAGAAGTATCTCTAGAAAAAGGGCAAACACTTGGGATTGTAGGAAAGACCGGTAGTGGTAAAACAACAGTGGTGAAACAATTGTTACGAGAATATCCCACTGGTGAAGGGGCACTAAAACTATCTGGTGAGTTAATCGAAGAACAAACTAAAGAACAGGTACGCAATTGGATAGGTTATGTTCCTCAAAATCATGTCCTTTTCTCTAGAACGATACGAGAAAATATTTTGTTTGGAAAACCAGATGCGACGGAAGAGGAATTACAGACAGCCCTTCAAGTGTCATGCTTTGAAAAAGATTTAGAAATGTTACCGATGGGATTAAATACATTAGTTGGCGAAAAAGGCATCTCTCTATCGGGAGGGCAAAAACAAAGGATTTCTATTGCACGTGCCTTAATACGAGATCCTGAAATCTTAATAATGGATGATTCGCTTTCAGCGGTTGATGCTAAAACAGAAAGTGCCATTATCAAAAATATTCAGCAAATCCGCAAAGATAAAACAACCATAATCGTAACGCATAGGCTGTCAGCAATTATGCATGCAGACTGGATTATCGTATTAGAAGACGGCAAAATTGTTGAGGAAGGTACACATGAACAACTAATTTTACAAGATGGTTGGTACAAAGAACAGCATGATCGCCAACAAATTGAGGAGGCGAAATAA
- a CDS encoding disulfide oxidoreductase: MSKKLENSLLFMWVVSLIAMMGSLFFSEVQHFEPCKLCWYQRILMYPLVIILAVAYVQKNARIAGTSAIFSCLGLCIALYHYGIQKIPALQESAMTCGRVPCTSDYINWFGFITIPFLSLVAFILIAGTSFYMLKALKEEK, encoded by the coding sequence ATGTCAAAAAAACTGGAGAATAGCCTTTTATTTATGTGGGTTGTATCACTAATTGCTATGATGGGTTCTCTATTTTTCTCAGAAGTTCAACATTTTGAGCCATGTAAGTTATGTTGGTACCAACGCATCTTGATGTATCCTCTTGTCATTATTCTAGCAGTTGCATATGTTCAAAAGAATGCTCGAATTGCAGGTACAAGTGCCATATTCTCTTGTTTAGGTTTATGTATTGCATTGTACCATTATGGCATTCAAAAAATACCCGCTTTACAAGAATCAGCCATGACTTGTGGTCGAGTACCTTGTACATCGGATTATATTAACTGGTTTGGTTTTATTACCATTCCATTTCTTTCTCTCGTAGCATTTATTTTAATAGCAGGTACAAGCTTTTACATGTTAAAAGCACTGAAGGAGGAAAAATAA